The proteins below come from a single Cannabis sativa cultivar Pink pepper isolate KNU-18-1 chromosome 3, ASM2916894v1, whole genome shotgun sequence genomic window:
- the LOC115710329 gene encoding uncharacterized protein At4g15545, whose protein sequence is MSQSSGSSNGGGGGGGGPDFHLSDEILAVIPTDPYDQLDLARKITSMAIASRVSKLETDVGRMKQKLYEKDKIIFDLEDKLSRIQLNQNDADLRLKAALDDNMRLSKERDSLAMTTKKLSRDLAKLETFKRQLMQSLNDENSSPVQTVDIGTCDQSVPKAYPDNDEVTNGYNGVHSLSGSTDTRYSSDEARNSGNRFSMTSYITPRLTPTGTPKIISTTGSPRGYSAVTSPHQTSGATSPTKLPYDSRSSLSSWYPSSQQSSAANSPPRSRGLPGRTPRIDGKEFFRQARSRLSYEQFSAFLANIKELNAQKQTREDTLRKAEEIFGTDNQDLYLLFQGLLNRNIQ, encoded by the exons ATGTCGCAGAGCAGTGGAAGTAGTAACGGCGGTGGCGGTGGCGGTGGTGGACCGGATTTTCATCTATCGGACGAGATATTGGCGGTCATACCCACGGATCCTTATGACCAGCTGGATCTGGCTCGGAAGATTACCTCCATGGCTATAGCTTCGAGAGTATCGAAACTCGAGACCGATGTGGGGAGGATGAAGCAGAAGCTTTACGAGAAGGATAAAATCATTTTTGACCTCGAGGATAAGCTTTCTCGTATCCAACTCAACCAAAATGATGCTGATTTGCGTTTGAAGGCTGCCCTCGATGACAAT ATGAGACTCTCCAAGGAACGGGATTCATTGGCAATGACTACAAAGAAATTAAGCCGTGATTTAGCAAAG TTGGAGACATTCAAGAGGCAGCTAATGCAGTCCCTAAATGATGAAAATTCATCT CCAGTCCAAACTGTTGACATTGGGACATGTGACCAGTCAGTCCCTAAGGCATATCCTGATAATG ATGAAGTGACAAATGGCTACAATGGAGTACATTCCTTGAGTGGCTCTACTGACACGAGATACTCTAGTGATGAAG CAAGGAATTCTGGAAACAGGTTTTCCATGACTTCATATATTACTCCACGGCTTACTCCTACTGGAACTCCAAAAATTATTTCCACAACTGGGTCTCCTAGAGGATATTCTGCGGTTACATCTCCACATCAAACCTCTGGTGCCACTTCTCCCACAAAACTGCCATATGATTCACGGTCTTCTCTGTCTTCTTGGTACCCATCTAGCCAGCAGTCTTCAGCAGCAAACTCTCCTCCTCGTAGTCGTGGATTGCCAG GGCGCACTCCACGAATTGATGGCAAAGAGTTCTTCCGTCAAGCCCG GAGTCGGCTCTCATACGAGCAGTTCAGTGCATTTCTAGCTAATATCAAGGAGCTAAATGCTCAAAAGCAAACTAGGGAG GACACCTTAAGAAAAGCAGAGGAAATATTTGGCACAGATAACCAAgatctttatttattatttcaaGGACTGCTTAATCGCAATATCCAGTAA
- the LOC115709606 gene encoding salutaridinol 7-O-acetyltransferase, protein MEKIIKVEIISRDIVKPSSPTPTHLKNYNLCLLDQFYPEFHCGIILFYSSPQTNYHQNDNQNYCRTLKNSLADTLTDFYPIAGRFKDTSSIDCNDQGACVVQAKINSSLSNFLGGLSQPSCSNSVQKNLKMFIPSLDSVTMESASSSILIAQLTEFECGGIAICFSLMHRFCDLASVVVFLRSPEKRR, encoded by the coding sequence ATGGAAAAAATCATAAAAGTTGAGATTATATCAAGAGATATTGTAAAGCCATCATCTCCAACTCCCACTCATCTTAAAAATTACAACCTTTGTCTTTTGGATCAATTCTATCCCGAATTCCATTGTGGCATAATCCTTTTCTACTCCTCACCACAAACTAATTACCACCAAAACGACAACCAAAACTATTGTCGTACACTCAAGAATTCATTGGCTGATACCTTAACCGACTTTTACCCCATAGCTGGTAGATTCAAAGACACGTCATCAATCGATTGCAACGACCAAGGCGCTTGTGTCGTTCAAGCCAAAATCAACTCCAGCCTATCTAACTTTCTCGGCGGCTTGAGCCAGCCGAGCTGTAGTAATAGTGTCCAGAAAAATTTGAAGATGTTTATACCGAGTTTGGATTCTGTAACAATGGAATCGGCTTCGAGTTCCATTCTTATCGCTCAACTCACTGAGTTCGAATGTGGTGGAATCGCGATCTGCTTCTCCCTCATGCACCGGTTCTGCGATCTTGCATCGGTCGTCGTTTTTCTCAGATCTCCagagaaaagaagatga